One genomic region from Phragmites australis chromosome 1, lpPhrAust1.1, whole genome shotgun sequence encodes:
- the LOC133884511 gene encoding 3'-5' exonuclease-like, with product MAPGTYITDVVMDDGTAIRTTVTNSGRTVKSFLQEFRHATRQGHIVGLDTEWRFVFQPDGRRTHRMAVLQLCIGRRCLVFQIVHANYVPDALRDFLACPDHRFVGVGVDGDVKRLSEDYGLEIANAVDLRYIAANVLSRPKLREAGLKTLAREVMGALIDKPKRVTMSKWDAWTLSPEQVQYACIDAFVSYEVGRLLLSGQCAEGAATGATISPSVASLVQGT from the coding sequence ATGGCGCCGGGCACGTACATCACCGACGTCGTCATGGACGACGGCACCGCCATCCGGACCACCGTCACGAACTCCGGCCGCACCGTCAAGAGCTTCCTTCAAGAGTTCCGCCATGCGACCCGGCAAGGCCACATCGTCGGCCTCGACACCGAGTGGCGCTTCGTCTTCCAGCCGGACGGGCGCAGGACACACCGGATGGCCGTCCTGCAGCTCTGCATCGGCCGCCGCTGCCTTGTTTTCCAGATCGTCCACGCCAACTACGTCCCGGACGCCCTGCGGGACTTCCTCGCCTGTCCGGATCACCGTTTCGTCGGCGTTGGGGTCGACGGCGACGTCAAGAGGCTGTCCGAGGACTACGGCCTGGAGATCGCCAACGCTGTTGACCTGAGGTACATCGCGGCGAATGTGCTCTCCAGGCCGAAGCTCAGGGAGGCGGGGCTAAAGACCCTGGCGCGGGAGGTGATGGGCGCGCTCATCGACAAGCCGAAGCGGGTGACGATGAGCAAGTGGGACGCTTGGACCCTGTCGCCGGAGCAGGTCCAGTACGCCTGCATCGACGCGTTCGTGTCCTACGAGGTTGGCCGGCTGCTGCTCTCCGGTCAGTGCGCGGAAGGTGCGGCGACGGGTGCAACGATCTCACCCTCCGTTGCATCGTTGGTTCAAGGGACTTAG